A region from the Halosolutus gelatinilyticus genome encodes:
- the mobA gene encoding molybdenum cofactor guanylyltransferase — translation MNTTDDLAGVVLAGGFSTRFGEADKAAAELAGTPMVRRVVDRLAAVADDLVVNCRDEQVARIREALAGCDADVRFETDPVPDRGPLAGIRVGLEAVEREYAAVVACDMPFVDPDLLSLLYDRARGADGAVVRLEDGWYQPTQAIYRADAMAAACQAALEAEEGRIVAAIDRIDAVTVEESKLADVDAATFESVDTREALAAAERRLEE, via the coding sequence ATGAACACGACGGACGATCTCGCGGGCGTGGTCCTCGCGGGCGGCTTCTCGACGCGGTTCGGCGAGGCGGACAAGGCCGCCGCCGAACTCGCCGGGACGCCGATGGTCCGCCGCGTCGTCGATCGCCTGGCGGCGGTCGCGGACGATCTCGTCGTCAACTGCCGCGACGAGCAGGTCGCTCGAATCCGGGAGGCGCTGGCGGGGTGCGACGCCGACGTCCGGTTCGAAACCGATCCCGTCCCCGATCGGGGGCCGCTCGCCGGCATCCGGGTCGGCCTCGAGGCCGTCGAACGCGAGTACGCCGCAGTCGTCGCCTGCGACATGCCGTTCGTCGACCCCGACCTGCTCTCGCTCCTGTACGATCGCGCTCGAGGGGCGGACGGAGCGGTCGTGCGCCTCGAAGACGGCTGGTACCAGCCGACACAGGCGATCTACCGCGCCGACGCGATGGCGGCCGCCTGCCAGGCGGCGCTCGAAGCCGAGGAGGGGCGCATCGTGGCCGCGATCGATCGGATCGACGCCGTCACGGTCGAGGAATCGAAACTCGCGGACGTCGACGCGGCGACGTTCGAGAGCGTCGACACGCGGGAGGCGCTGGCGGCGGCCGAGCGGCGACTCGAGGAGTAG
- the yqeC gene encoding selenium cofactor biosynthesis protein YqeC, whose amino-acid sequence MDLTRALGADAGLTCVVGAGGKKSALYELADRLDRAVLTATVRIPIFDRRVATVRVTDDPVGVLSADRTDAERDREWPLGLVADRDGDDRYVGYDPAVVDEIAAAGAADHVLVKADGARTRLLKAPGDHEPQLPATADAVLAIASVHAVGEPLDERAVHRPERVAAVTGRSPGESIEPADVATLLTSPEAGLKGVPDGATYVPVLNMVDDDEDLAIAREIARSVLDRNAGAHDRVSRVALTSMIADEPLVDVVG is encoded by the coding sequence ATGGACCTCACGCGAGCGCTCGGCGCCGACGCCGGGCTGACGTGCGTCGTCGGCGCGGGCGGGAAGAAATCCGCGCTGTACGAACTCGCCGATCGGCTCGATCGCGCCGTCCTGACGGCGACCGTCCGCATCCCGATCTTCGATCGACGGGTCGCGACGGTGCGCGTGACGGACGATCCGGTGGGGGTGCTATCGGCGGATCGGACCGACGCCGAACGGGACCGGGAGTGGCCGCTGGGACTGGTCGCGGACCGGGACGGCGACGATCGGTACGTCGGCTACGATCCCGCCGTCGTCGATGAGATCGCGGCCGCGGGCGCGGCGGACCACGTCCTCGTCAAGGCCGACGGCGCCCGCACGCGGCTGTTGAAAGCGCCGGGCGACCACGAACCCCAACTGCCCGCGACCGCCGACGCCGTCCTCGCGATCGCCAGCGTTCACGCGGTCGGCGAACCGCTCGACGAGCGCGCCGTCCACCGACCCGAGCGGGTCGCGGCGGTGACGGGCCGATCGCCAGGGGAGTCGATCGAGCCGGCGGACGTCGCGACCCTGCTGACGAGCCCCGAGGCCGGGCTGAAGGGCGTTCCCGACGGTGCAACGTACGTCCCGGTACTCAACATGGTCGACGACGACGAGGATCTGGCGATCGCCCGCGAGATCGCGCGCAGCGTCCTCGATCGGAACGCGGGGGCGCACGACCGCGTCTCGCGGGTCGCCCTGACGAGCATGATCGCGGACGAACCGCTGGTCGACGTCGTCGGGTGA
- a CDS encoding glutathione-independent formaldehyde dehydrogenase, which produces MDAVVYQGPHDVAIEEVDEPELQHPNDVIVDITTTCICGSDLHMYEGRTAADPGIVFGHENMGLVSEVGDAVTTLEEGDRVVMPFNVACGFCRNCENGYTGFCTNVNPGFAGGAYGYVAMGPYKGGQAEKLRVPYADFNALKLPEGDEHEDAFALLADIFPTGWHGTRLANLEPGESIAIYGAGPVGLMAAYSAKIQGASEIYVVDRVESRLELAEDHCDARTINFEEGDPVDQIVAEHGDEVDKGVDAVGYQAIDPETDPGDDAYDPARENPAVVLNQLIQTVRPTGALGIPGLYVPSDPGGPSEMAQQGRLGIDFGKIFEKGHKFGTGQCNVKQYNRELRDMIIEGRADPSWVVSHRVGLEQAPEMYERFDNREEGVIKVLLEP; this is translated from the coding sequence ATGGACGCTGTCGTATACCAGGGCCCGCACGATGTAGCGATCGAGGAAGTGGACGAACCCGAACTCCAGCACCCGAACGACGTCATCGTCGACATCACGACGACGTGTATTTGCGGCTCGGACCTCCACATGTACGAGGGCCGGACGGCCGCGGATCCGGGGATCGTCTTCGGGCACGAGAACATGGGACTCGTCAGCGAGGTCGGCGATGCCGTCACGACGCTCGAAGAGGGCGATCGCGTCGTCATGCCGTTCAACGTCGCCTGCGGTTTCTGCCGGAACTGCGAGAACGGGTATACCGGGTTCTGCACCAACGTCAACCCCGGATTCGCCGGCGGGGCGTACGGCTACGTCGCGATGGGGCCGTACAAGGGCGGCCAGGCCGAGAAGCTCCGGGTTCCGTACGCGGATTTTAACGCGCTGAAACTCCCCGAAGGGGACGAACACGAGGACGCGTTCGCGCTGCTCGCGGACATCTTCCCGACCGGCTGGCACGGAACGCGACTGGCGAACCTGGAACCCGGCGAGTCGATCGCGATCTACGGCGCCGGACCCGTCGGGTTGATGGCGGCCTACAGCGCGAAGATCCAGGGCGCCTCGGAGATCTACGTCGTCGATCGGGTCGAGAGCCGACTCGAACTCGCCGAGGACCACTGCGACGCCCGAACGATCAACTTCGAGGAGGGCGATCCGGTCGACCAGATCGTCGCGGAACACGGCGACGAAGTCGACAAGGGCGTCGACGCGGTGGGCTATCAGGCGATCGATCCCGAGACGGATCCCGGAGACGACGCCTACGATCCCGCCCGCGAGAACCCGGCCGTCGTGCTCAACCAGCTGATCCAGACGGTCCGTCCGACCGGCGCGCTCGGCATCCCCGGACTCTACGTTCCGTCCGATCCGGGCGGCCCCTCGGAAATGGCCCAGCAGGGACGGCTCGGGATCGACTTCGGCAAGATCTTCGAGAAGGGCCACAAGTTCGGTACCGGGCAGTGTAACGTCAAGCAGTACAACCGCGAACTCCGCGACATGATCATCGAGGGCCGCGCCGATCCCAGCTGGGTCGTCTCCCACCGCGTCGGTCTGGAGCAGGCGCCCGAGATGTACGAGCGGTTCGACAACCGCGAGGAGGGCGTCATCAAAGTGCTGCTCGAGCCTTGA
- a CDS encoding CobW family GTP-binding protein, with protein sequence MTEHDDRIPVTVVSGYLGAGKTTLVNHVLSNPAGHEIAVIVNDMGEVNVDAELIARENDEEGIVDLSNGCICCRLQGDLLSEARRLAEEREFDYLLVESSGISEPIPVAQVFTEGTDASEIDPTDLFNLDTMVTVLDTYGFWKEFDAGETLPEGARPDDRRPLSEVLVEGIEFCDILLLNKTDMVPDDVLDEIEAVVDQLQPRAMRVHTAYSEVDPELILDTGRFDFEAVQRSQGWKRHLRGEAHDHDRDGEAEDHAHEGAGETERGRRGLPSAADLHGVSSFVFREARPLDPHRFAHWLETWDGAIVRAKGVCHVAGYDEVIGLSQAGPSVQAGPIGEWGPDDDRRTRLVFIGREMDESRIRDELRACLATDEMPATDSGDDDPFPISRRP encoded by the coding sequence ATGACAGAACACGACGATCGGATTCCGGTCACAGTGGTCAGCGGCTACCTCGGTGCGGGGAAGACGACGCTCGTCAATCACGTGCTGTCGAACCCCGCGGGCCACGAGATCGCCGTCATCGTCAACGACATGGGCGAGGTGAACGTCGACGCGGAGCTGATCGCCCGGGAAAACGACGAGGAGGGGATCGTCGACCTCTCGAACGGCTGCATCTGCTGTCGACTGCAGGGGGATCTGCTCTCGGAGGCTCGCCGACTCGCCGAGGAACGCGAGTTCGACTATCTGCTCGTCGAATCCTCCGGAATCAGCGAGCCGATCCCCGTCGCGCAGGTGTTCACCGAGGGGACCGACGCGAGCGAAATCGATCCGACGGACCTGTTCAATCTCGATACGATGGTGACCGTGCTCGATACGTACGGCTTCTGGAAGGAGTTCGACGCCGGCGAAACCCTCCCCGAAGGCGCCCGACCCGACGATCGGCGCCCACTGAGCGAGGTTCTCGTCGAAGGGATCGAGTTCTGCGATATCCTCCTGTTGAACAAGACCGACATGGTTCCGGACGACGTCCTCGACGAGATCGAAGCCGTCGTCGATCAGCTCCAGCCGCGCGCGATGCGCGTTCACACCGCGTACAGCGAGGTCGACCCCGAGTTGATCCTCGATACCGGCCGCTTCGACTTCGAGGCGGTGCAGCGATCGCAGGGGTGGAAACGGCACCTTCGAGGCGAGGCGCACGACCACGATCGCGACGGCGAGGCGGAGGATCATGCCCACGAAGGCGCCGGCGAGACCGAACGCGGTCGACGTGGATTGCCGAGTGCCGCCGACTTGCACGGCGTCTCGTCGTTCGTCTTCCGCGAGGCGCGCCCGCTTGACCCGCACCGGTTCGCCCACTGGCTCGAAACGTGGGACGGCGCGATCGTTCGGGCCAAGGGCGTCTGTCACGTCGCCGGCTACGACGAGGTGATCGGCCTCAGTCAGGCCGGCCCGTCGGTACAGGCCGGCCCGATCGGCGAGTGGGGACCGGACGACGACAGGCGGACCCGGCTGGTGTTCATCGGGCGGGAGATGGACGAATCCCGGATCCGGGACGAACTCCGGGCCTGTCTGGCGACGGACGAAATGCCGGCGACGGACTCCGGCGACGACGATCCGTTCCCGATCTCCCGGCGTCCCTGA
- a CDS encoding beta-ribofuranosylaminobenzene 5'-phosphate synthase family protein, whose translation MTTVTVSAGARLHVGFQNLSLARERLYGGIGIGLDEPRLTVTAEPAATVDADDPLAQEYARRAADVLDVSGVSIAMEERLSRHVGLGSGTQIALSVLAATARAHDLDPRTRDRAPAMGRGGRSGVGVATFEDGGFVVDAGHPTNRFTTEPPAEGDWTVPPVVARHDLPTEWRFLVVAPDADPGRSGEDEDASMRSVVERADPAVADEIAGVVTRKLLPAAAEGRLEAFGEAIAEIGRKNGAWYADAQGGVFRPPAGALVESLSDCPVLSGVGQSSWGPVVYGVTDAAHADEAERAARTALDELDLGGGVLLARAATDGARIREAPSDR comes from the coding sequence ATGACGACGGTCACAGTGAGCGCCGGGGCGCGGCTCCACGTCGGGTTTCAGAACCTCTCGCTGGCCCGCGAACGCCTCTACGGCGGGATCGGGATCGGCCTCGACGAGCCGCGGCTGACCGTCACCGCCGAACCCGCCGCGACCGTCGACGCAGACGACCCGCTCGCACAGGAGTACGCGCGGCGGGCCGCGGACGTCCTCGACGTTTCCGGCGTTTCGATCGCGATGGAGGAGCGGCTGTCGCGCCATGTCGGCCTCGGCAGCGGAACCCAGATCGCCCTGTCGGTCCTGGCGGCGACGGCGCGGGCCCACGACCTCGATCCCCGAACCCGCGACCGCGCGCCGGCGATGGGCCGGGGCGGGCGCAGCGGCGTCGGCGTCGCGACGTTCGAGGACGGCGGCTTCGTCGTCGACGCCGGCCACCCGACGAACCGGTTCACCACCGAACCGCCCGCCGAAGGCGACTGGACGGTCCCCCCAGTCGTCGCCCGCCACGACCTGCCCACGGAGTGGCGGTTCCTCGTCGTCGCCCCCGACGCGGACCCCGGCCGCAGCGGCGAGGACGAGGACGCGAGCATGCGATCGGTCGTCGAGCGCGCGGACCCCGCCGTCGCCGACGAGATCGCCGGCGTCGTCACGCGGAAACTGCTACCTGCGGCCGCCGAGGGCCGGCTCGAGGCGTTCGGCGAGGCGATCGCGGAGATCGGCCGCAAGAACGGCGCCTGGTACGCGGACGCTCAGGGCGGCGTCTTCCGCCCGCCAGCGGGCGCTTTGGTCGAGTCGCTCTCGGACTGCCCGGTGCTCTCGGGCGTCGGGCAATCCTCGTGGGGGCCCGTCGTCTACGGCGTCACCGACGCGGCTCACGCGGACGAGGCCGAGCGCGCGGCGCGGACCGCGCTCGACGAACTGGATCTGGGAGGCGGGGTGTTGCTCGCACGAGCCGCGACGGACGGCGCTCGCATCCGTGAAGCACCCTCCGATCGGTGA
- a CDS encoding RAD55 family ATPase gives MERMPLGVSRLDRMIGGGAPAGSVVLLAGESGAGAREFCYTSAAMNGLATADPAQFELYYGGLEPGTSLPEEIHYVSFTDEPSAIRDEMAFVMDGELIDAGLADVEFFELAEEYFQLTPVPTEWYADRATDITALGDRDDCGGVLEALGTYLTENAANSLVVIDSVTDLVAADDAEFGWPDLTVLLKGLARASHRWGGVILLLVNSELLGPTELGRLKEATDGTLLFEWESGGSERARTLVVEQFRGVLSRLEDENIVRFETEIHDGGFDISNVRKIR, from the coding sequence ATGGAGCGGATGCCGCTGGGCGTGTCGCGGCTCGATCGGATGATCGGCGGCGGAGCACCGGCGGGCAGCGTCGTCCTGCTCGCGGGCGAGTCGGGCGCCGGTGCGCGGGAGTTTTGTTACACGAGCGCGGCGATGAACGGCCTGGCGACGGCCGATCCGGCGCAGTTCGAACTCTACTACGGGGGTCTCGAACCGGGGACGTCGCTCCCCGAGGAGATCCACTACGTCTCGTTCACGGACGAACCGAGCGCGATCCGCGACGAGATGGCGTTCGTCATGGACGGCGAGCTGATCGACGCGGGGCTGGCGGACGTCGAGTTCTTCGAACTCGCCGAGGAGTACTTCCAGCTGACGCCGGTGCCGACGGAGTGGTACGCCGATCGAGCCACGGACATCACGGCGCTCGGCGACCGCGACGATTGCGGCGGGGTTCTCGAAGCGCTCGGGACGTACCTCACCGAGAACGCCGCGAACAGCCTGGTCGTGATCGACTCCGTGACCGACCTCGTCGCGGCCGACGACGCCGAGTTCGGCTGGCCGGACCTGACCGTCCTCCTGAAGGGACTCGCGCGGGCGTCACACCGCTGGGGCGGCGTCATCCTGTTGCTCGTCAACTCCGAGTTGCTCGGGCCGACGGAACTCGGCCGGCTCAAGGAGGCGACGGACGGAACCCTGCTGTTCGAGTGGGAGAGCGGCGGCTCGGAGCGCGCCAGAACGCTCGTCGTCGAGCAGTTCCGGGGCGTGCTTTCACGGCTTGAGGACGAGAACATCGTCCGATTCGAAACCGAGATCCACGACGGCGGGTTCGACATCAGTAACGTTCGGAAGATCCGATAG
- a CDS encoding transcription factor S, translating into MQFCDDCGSMMKAEGDRMVCTSCGATSDRDRDREREFVSTESQTDDDVIESSEEANFEGKPKATDVICDECGNREAWYTLKQTASADEPPTRFFKCTECGHRWRGYN; encoded by the coding sequence ATGCAGTTTTGCGACGACTGCGGTTCGATGATGAAAGCCGAGGGCGACCGCATGGTCTGTACGAGCTGCGGCGCGACGAGCGATCGGGACCGCGATCGCGAACGCGAGTTCGTCTCGACCGAGTCCCAAACCGACGACGACGTCATCGAATCCTCCGAGGAGGCGAACTTCGAGGGGAAACCGAAGGCGACGGACGTCATCTGCGACGAGTGCGGCAACCGGGAGGCGTGGTACACCCTCAAGCAGACGGCCTCAGCCGACGAGCCGCCGACCCGCTTTTTCAAGTGTACCGAGTGCGGCCACCGCTGGCGCGGATACAACTGA